One genomic region from Cydia amplana chromosome Z, ilCydAmpl1.1, whole genome shotgun sequence encodes:
- the LOC134661554 gene encoding uncharacterized protein LOC134661554: MDVADGIKDMDLIKGMDEVDGIKDMELIKDMDEADGTREEALIKDVDRVDHTEEPDLTKDVVVVAKEEIEDRAKDGVPTMSRIMMKRQHSSAEICKEKFIISV, encoded by the exons ATGGACGTGGCGGATGGAATCAAGGATATGGATTTAATCAAGGGCATGGACGAGGTGGATGGAATCAAGGATATGGAGTTAATCAAGGACATGGACGAGGCGGATGGAACCAGGGAAGAGGCTTTAATCAAGGACGTGGACAGAGTGGATCATACAGAGGAACCGGATTTAACCAAGGACGTGGTCGTGGTAGCCAAGGAAGAAATAGAGGATCGAGCCAAGGACGGAGTACCAACTATGTCGAGGATAATGATGAAACGACAGCATTCTTCTGCGGAAAT ATGTAAGGAAAAATTTATTATCAGTGTCTAA